A window of the Gossypium hirsutum isolate 1008001.06 chromosome A03, Gossypium_hirsutum_v2.1, whole genome shotgun sequence genome harbors these coding sequences:
- the LOC107963837 gene encoding protein NETWORKED 4B isoform X1 — protein sequence MAKSSAQLTRSMKRIESRKSHSWWWDSHSSPKNSKWLAENLEEMDRRVKHMLKLIEEDGDSFAKKAEMYYQKRPELVSQVEGFYRMYRSLAERHDLLTAEWRKNILSDLQSQDSGISDVSSDLPSICTSPDQRPRRRKSHQLAAGGSSSDVRPKGDKPSSPTDSELESEDSSINIHSVLSGNEDDQEVSGHMVLLEIELHEAKEKLLMLEDENTDLLARIREHEERAKTANSALGLQNKIGALEKENEHEDSKMEALLEELRIAKEMLEGSEKEIATLKLEKKQLDDKIQDLHGQIDTAQREIMTWKTKLDTEKQEVSKLQERLAMAKNSLSDRDHEIHHLKKAVSDAEQKNFPKKANTNAEMSRSSEEQICLEERLRGWESCGHSLEEEIRKTANEKRESEESLQSEIEVLKLEIAKRSDCIEVLHDNLEYVKSERDELKGYIISLKAKVNSREDRIVRMKKHLHHLYMEHVKVTAEAEGAHRLVDELLSKGKELEDEIEQQRTMILERDEEKREAIRQLCFSLEHYRYENRTLWQAVIDHKRIPVLTT from the exons atggcAAAATCTTCG GCTCAGCTAACTAGAAGTATGAAGAGAATAGAATCCAGAAAGTCACATTCATGGTGGTGGGATAGCCACAGCAGCCCCAAGAACTCAAAGTGGCTTGCAGAAAATCTCGAGG AAATGGACCGTAGAGTCAAACATATGCTGAAGCTGATTGAAGAAGACGGGGACTCCTTTGCGAAAAAGGCCGAGATGTATTATCAGAAGAGGCCAGAACTTGTATCTCAGGTTGAGGGGTTCTACCGCATGTATCGTTCTTTGGCGGAGCGTCATGATCTTCTGACGGCAGAGTGGAGGAAGAATATTCTGTCGGACCTTCAATCACAGGATTCCGGCATCTCCGACGTCAGCTCTGATCTTCCCTCTATTTGTACCTCCCCTGATCAAAGGCCAAGACGTCGTAAATCCCACCAACTAGCAGCCGGTGGGAGCAGTTCTGATGTGCGTCCGAAAGGAGATAAGCCATCTTCTCCAACAGATTCTGAACTGGAATCTGAGGATTCATCGATAAATATTCACTCGGTTTTATCAGGGAATGAGGATGATCAAGAGGTGAGTGGGCATATGGTTTTATTGGAGATTGAGCTCCACGAAGCGAAAGAGAAGCTACTGATGCTAGAGGATGAGAACACTGATCTTCTTGCTAGAATTAGAGAACACGAAGAGCGAGCAAAAACAGCGAACTCGGCATTAGGACTTCAAAACAAGATTGGTGCATTGGAGAAAGAAAATGAACATGAAGATAGCAAGATGGAGGCATTGTTGGAAGAGTTGAGAATTGCTAAAGAAATGCTAGAGGGTTCCGAGAAAGAAATCGCTACTTTGAAGCTTGAAAAGAAGCAGCTTGATGATAAAATTCAAGATTTGCACGGTCAAATCGATACGGCTCAAAGGGAGATAATGACATGGAAAACCAAACTGGATACGGAGAAACAAGAGGTCTCCAAGCTGCAGGAAAGACTTGCTATGGCAAAGAATAGTTTATCAGACAGGGATCACGAGATTCATCATTTAAAGAAAGCCGTATCCGATGCAGAGCAGAAGAATTTTCCCAAAAAAGCTAATACCAATGCTGAAATGTCAAGATCGTCCGAGGAACAGATTTGTTTGGAAGAACGGCTGAGAGGATGGGAATCATGTGGCCACTCCTTGGAGGAGGAGATCCGAAAAACTGCGAATGAAAAAAGAGAATCAGAGGAGAGTCTTCAAAGTGAAATTGAAGTGTTGAAACTGGAGATTGCTAAGAGAAGTGATTGCATTGAAGTTTTACATGATAACCTTGAGTATGTAAAATCAGAGAGAGATGAGCTTAAGGGTTATATCATTTCACTCAAGGCCAAGGTTAATTCGAGGGAAGACCGGATTGTTCGAATGAAGAAGCATCTACACCACTTATATATGGAACATGTGAAGGTAACTGCTGAAGCCGAAGGAGCACACAGATTGGTGGATGAGTTGCTATCGAAAGGCAAGGAACTTGAGGATGAAATTGAGCAGCAAAGAACCATGATACTCGAGCGAGATGAAGAGAAACGAGAAGCTATAAGGCAGCTTTGCTTCTCCCTCGAGCATTACAGGTACGAGAATCGTACGCTTTGGCAAGCAGTTATCGATCACAAGAGAATTCCGGTTTTGacaacataa
- the LOC107963837 gene encoding protein NETWORKED 4B isoform X2 gives MKRIESRKSHSWWWDSHSSPKNSKWLAENLEEMDRRVKHMLKLIEEDGDSFAKKAEMYYQKRPELVSQVEGFYRMYRSLAERHDLLTAEWRKNILSDLQSQDSGISDVSSDLPSICTSPDQRPRRRKSHQLAAGGSSSDVRPKGDKPSSPTDSELESEDSSINIHSVLSGNEDDQEVSGHMVLLEIELHEAKEKLLMLEDENTDLLARIREHEERAKTANSALGLQNKIGALEKENEHEDSKMEALLEELRIAKEMLEGSEKEIATLKLEKKQLDDKIQDLHGQIDTAQREIMTWKTKLDTEKQEVSKLQERLAMAKNSLSDRDHEIHHLKKAVSDAEQKNFPKKANTNAEMSRSSEEQICLEERLRGWESCGHSLEEEIRKTANEKRESEESLQSEIEVLKLEIAKRSDCIEVLHDNLEYVKSERDELKGYIISLKAKVNSREDRIVRMKKHLHHLYMEHVKVTAEAEGAHRLVDELLSKGKELEDEIEQQRTMILERDEEKREAIRQLCFSLEHYRYENRTLWQAVIDHKRIPVLTT, from the exons ATGAAGAGAATAGAATCCAGAAAGTCACATTCATGGTGGTGGGATAGCCACAGCAGCCCCAAGAACTCAAAGTGGCTTGCAGAAAATCTCGAGG AAATGGACCGTAGAGTCAAACATATGCTGAAGCTGATTGAAGAAGACGGGGACTCCTTTGCGAAAAAGGCCGAGATGTATTATCAGAAGAGGCCAGAACTTGTATCTCAGGTTGAGGGGTTCTACCGCATGTATCGTTCTTTGGCGGAGCGTCATGATCTTCTGACGGCAGAGTGGAGGAAGAATATTCTGTCGGACCTTCAATCACAGGATTCCGGCATCTCCGACGTCAGCTCTGATCTTCCCTCTATTTGTACCTCCCCTGATCAAAGGCCAAGACGTCGTAAATCCCACCAACTAGCAGCCGGTGGGAGCAGTTCTGATGTGCGTCCGAAAGGAGATAAGCCATCTTCTCCAACAGATTCTGAACTGGAATCTGAGGATTCATCGATAAATATTCACTCGGTTTTATCAGGGAATGAGGATGATCAAGAGGTGAGTGGGCATATGGTTTTATTGGAGATTGAGCTCCACGAAGCGAAAGAGAAGCTACTGATGCTAGAGGATGAGAACACTGATCTTCTTGCTAGAATTAGAGAACACGAAGAGCGAGCAAAAACAGCGAACTCGGCATTAGGACTTCAAAACAAGATTGGTGCATTGGAGAAAGAAAATGAACATGAAGATAGCAAGATGGAGGCATTGTTGGAAGAGTTGAGAATTGCTAAAGAAATGCTAGAGGGTTCCGAGAAAGAAATCGCTACTTTGAAGCTTGAAAAGAAGCAGCTTGATGATAAAATTCAAGATTTGCACGGTCAAATCGATACGGCTCAAAGGGAGATAATGACATGGAAAACCAAACTGGATACGGAGAAACAAGAGGTCTCCAAGCTGCAGGAAAGACTTGCTATGGCAAAGAATAGTTTATCAGACAGGGATCACGAGATTCATCATTTAAAGAAAGCCGTATCCGATGCAGAGCAGAAGAATTTTCCCAAAAAAGCTAATACCAATGCTGAAATGTCAAGATCGTCCGAGGAACAGATTTGTTTGGAAGAACGGCTGAGAGGATGGGAATCATGTGGCCACTCCTTGGAGGAGGAGATCCGAAAAACTGCGAATGAAAAAAGAGAATCAGAGGAGAGTCTTCAAAGTGAAATTGAAGTGTTGAAACTGGAGATTGCTAAGAGAAGTGATTGCATTGAAGTTTTACATGATAACCTTGAGTATGTAAAATCAGAGAGAGATGAGCTTAAGGGTTATATCATTTCACTCAAGGCCAAGGTTAATTCGAGGGAAGACCGGATTGTTCGAATGAAGAAGCATCTACACCACTTATATATGGAACATGTGAAGGTAACTGCTGAAGCCGAAGGAGCACACAGATTGGTGGATGAGTTGCTATCGAAAGGCAAGGAACTTGAGGATGAAATTGAGCAGCAAAGAACCATGATACTCGAGCGAGATGAAGAGAAACGAGAAGCTATAAGGCAGCTTTGCTTCTCCCTCGAGCATTACAGGTACGAGAATCGTACGCTTTGGCAAGCAGTTATCGATCACAAGAGAATTCCGGTTTTGacaacataa
- the LOC107887511 gene encoding mitogen-activated protein kinase kinase kinase 18, translating to MEKQSHTQKTSWTRGKCIGKGSFGTVSLAINELNGAVSAVKSVDLATCLPSQLESLENEIRILRSLSSPYVVNYLGDDVSPANSFRNLHVEYLPGGTVADVEIVKRRAADLDERLLRWHTRCLISGLKYVHDEGIVHCDVKGKNVLLGSDSSSVKLADFGSAIEIKKGRSLIKPRGSPLWMAPEVVCGEYQGPESDIWSLGCTVVEMITGKPAWEDHGFDSLRRIAYSEELPELPTQLSKLGKDFVEKCLRRDPNRRWSCDQLLQHPFISSASPPKMIGESSPRCVLDFAGSDFEEDENTANFESSAKERISKLANEAGAIWESDGWATVRSYARESRVNCEEGTSTEYPELTRTHLEIFNWRQCGKYVRLRGLKSSFGGQRCDPLAGSSCRCWPQKEKVEFAVEKGKLIFCRFCNLLLQLILCDFKLFLYILLMFLNYFFLPSLLLSFTSTILFGPTSNRCNLNFQSPVQPDCCNNNNHQLN from the coding sequence ATGGAGAAACAGAGCCATACCCAGAAAACTTCATGGACACGAGGCAAGTGTATAGGCAAAGGCTCCTTTGGTACCGTTAGCTTAGCGATCAACGAACTTAACGGCGCCGTTTCCGCGGTCAAGTCCGTCGACTTAGCAACGTGTCTTCCCAGCCAGTTGGAGTCTTTGGAGAATGAAATTCGGATCCTCCGTTCGCTTTCCTCTCCTTACGTCGTTAATTACCTCGGCGATGACGTCTCTCCGGCGAATTCTTTCCGTAATCTTCACGTGGAGTATTTGCCGGGCGGCACCGTTGCTGACGTGGAGATTGTTAAGCGGCGGGCTGCTGACTTGGACGAGAGGCTTTTGCGGTGGCACACGCGGTGCTTGATTTCGGGTTTGAAGTACGTGCACGACGAAGGCATTGTTCACTGTGATGTGAAAGGAAAGAATGTTTTGCTTGGATCGGATTCCAGTTCCGTAAAGCTCGCGGATTTCGGCTCGGCGATTGAGATCAAAAAGGGAAGGTCGCTGATTAAGCCACGTGGAAGCCCTTTATGGATGGCGCCAGAGGTGGTTTGCGGCGAGTATCAAGGGCCGGAGAGCGATATTTGGTCACTAGGATGCACTGTCGTCGAGATGATTACCGGGAAGCCAGCTTGGGAGGATCACGGTTTCGACTCGCTACGTCGAATTGCTTACTCGGAGGAACTCCCCGAGTTGCCGACTCAGTTATCCAAACTTGGTAAGGATTTCGTGGAGAAGTGTTTGAGAAGGGATCCAAATCGAAGGTGGAGCTGCGATCAGCTGCTGCAGCATCCATTTATATCATCGGCATCGCCGCCGAAAATGATAGGAGAATCATCTCCGCGTTGCGTTCTCGATTTCGCCGGGTCGGATTTCGAAGAGGACGAAAACACTGCGAATTTCGAATCGTCGGCGAAGGAGAGGATCAGTAAATTAGCGAATGAAGCAGGGGCAATTTGGGAATCGGATGGTTGGGCGACGGTAAGGAGTTACGCTCGTGAATCACGTGTGAATTGCGAGGAAGGGACAAGTACGGAATATCCGGAGTTGACGAGGACGCATTTGGAAATTTTCAATTGGCGGCAGTGTGGTAAATACGTGCGTCTTAGAGGGCTAAAATCGTCGTTTGGTGGCCAACGGTGCGATCCGTTGGCTGGTTCAAGCTGTCGGTGTTGGCCACAAAAGGAAAAGGTGGAGTTTGCGGTGGAGAAGGGAAAGTTGATATTCTGCAgattttgtaatttattattaCAATTAATTTTGTGTGATTTCAAATTATTCCTATATATtttattgatgtttttaaatTACTTCTTTCTTCCTTCATTACTTTTATCCTTTACCTCCACCATTCTTTTTGGTCCAACCTCCAATCGTTGCAACTTAAATTTTCAATCTCCGGTACAACCTGATTGTTGCAATAACAACAACCATCAACTGAATTAA